A window from Oncorhynchus mykiss isolate Arlee chromosome 9, USDA_OmykA_1.1, whole genome shotgun sequence encodes these proteins:
- the alpk1 gene encoding alpha-protein kinase 1, translating into MKLQYSQMPILQSSAQPGSYKPTVSERTDERLLKGTMDSKEVGAMLEECHRAASAAGLVVVEPTEEVKLNFQRYRESLPVELSMLLQEAVAMRWPFVPEKWQYTQSVTSQDKVNLKDVISLHLPQLLALLKASILAREPQWAASVVFLMDRFLYWTDESSRLLKITKLLHRHYPGTPIAPQLVIRQARVYLNDGKLQKAEYILSSLINTSGATGCWIYQSDSDRTLIQAVSVQVRGQVLQKLGLWLEAAELIWTSLVGYYALPQPDKKGIGTSLGILANILVSMNDGDFHAFKTNPGIDLCFLENDGHRLLSAAEAAKMAVVYSQYASLYVLTNVVTQGTCLLSYSFSVECPPSDKHSFLLQAKEAFEIGLLTKTGGDMVTSKQELHTFLKAAYSLTVSHKWLGTPQKTVDQARLVCREALEKFYAYCHADSQQRDALCTGVMSLITQVKILLRVNPFLNSDKGSFIPDSYRDVVEERAVRFTLDGFSQVMGRFRQYHTSVCEASEASCRRKHEGHQAGLCITALGTTATAPNTECATENHKPQKATHKEELHRDKAPFCLAPRLPQEQELCTTLGSTEELPSNSYNKMSLKSLSSSFGSSFEKVSLNSTGSPLSCSGNKDGSVPDKVNMEYLCDPNCLTEVSEDGLENGSESKSKTRKRDIRASLSAQAGSNSSTRVTSSSSTHTGSDVEQFEMIDEQSLIETVETEEECRRCGASVSVRPTGDGVVTHPEYQDKSRTSSFSSIGDSLGSQSSWQKLSLSDTSREAAAVPQIGSAAPAAVNEHRGPASSQIVPNFTVDQEAETEEDTGSPHPFGPNSAAAYHRRPPQLGSEGLIPEQCLSTEIDSSYEMVEKEIGHIVHNTEPCAGEKQIPSHPNHSCYTCLKHGIMGGLVPENQYVLTEEDYIALLAGMCHGCMLKRLQSDMKFKLGKQKSAYSALLLKYSRASGLWTSRETYVYIGEPIGKQGQQRIALWVQFLHQEERLSSYVGKEYLEPKGIQFHLSDVERQMTAQYYVTEFNKRLYKEKVTAQIFFIPSEVLLILEGDEVVDCVTVEPYMLGDFVKLTNNTTKVDKRFKASEYGIAFGHFTYQFSGCQEVVVDLQGWVTANGKGLTYLTDPQIHSLRTPKGATNFAERGVSYFLKDQHGPECNSICDLLSLGKLQ; encoded by the exons ATGAAATTGCAGTACTCACAAATGCCCATCCTCCAAAGTTCTGCCCAACCAGGAAGTTATAAGCCGACGGTGTCAGAG AGGACTGACGAGAGGTTACTAAAAGGCACCATGGACAGCAAGGAGGTGGGAGCCATGCTAGAGGAGTGTCACAGGGCTGCGTCTGCAGCAGGTCTGGTGGTTGTGGAGCCCACAGAGGAAGTCAAGCTCAACTTCCAAAGATACAGAG AGTCCCTGCCAGTTGAACTGAGCATGCTACTGCAGGAGGCAGTGGCAATGAGGTGGCCATTTGTACCAGAGAAGTGGCAGTACACGCAGTCCGTGACTTCCCAGGACAAAGTCAACTTGAAGGACGTCATTAGTCTGCATCTACCACAGCTACTG GCTCTGCTGAAGGCGTCCATCTTGGCCAGGGAACCCCAGTGGGCGGCAAGTGTGGTCTTCCTGATGGATCGGTTCCTGTATTGGACAGATGAGTCCAGCCGGCTGCTGAAGATCACCAAGCTCCTCCACAGACACTACCCAGGAACCCCCATCGCCCCCCAGCTGGTCATACGACAGGCCAGGGTCTATCTCAATGACG GTAAACTCCAGAAGGCAGAGTACATACTGAGCAGTCTCATCAACACTAGTGGAGCAACAG GTTGCTggatatatcagtctgacagcgATAGGACTCTTATCCAGGCGGTCAGTGTGCAAGTGCGTGGACAGGTTCTGCAGAAACTGG GACTGTGGCTGGAGGCTGCTGAGCTGATCTGGACCTCCCTGGTCGGCTATTACGCTCTTCCTCAACCTGATAAAAAG GGCATTGGAACGTCCCTTGGGATTCTGGCCAACATATTGGTGTCTATGAATGATGGCGACTTCCATGCATTTAAGACCAATCCGGGCATTGACTTG TGTTTCCTTGAGAACGATGGCCACCGTCTCCTCTCAGCAGCTGAGGCAGCTAAAATGGCGGTGGTGTACAGCCAGTATGCCTCACTGTACGTGTTAACCAATGTG gTCACCCAAGGCACCTGTCTGTTGTCCTACAGTTTCTCAGTAGAATGCCCCCCCTCGGACAAACACTCCTTCCTCCTCCAGGCCAAGGAAGCCTTTGAGATCGGCCTACTTACCAAAACAGGGGGGGACATGGTCACCAGCAAACAGGAGCTCCACACATTCCTCAAGGCAGCCTACTCTCTGACTGTCAGTCACAAGTGGCTGGGCACCCCTCAGAAGACAGTGGACCAGGCCAGATTGGTATGCCGGGAGGCTTTGGAGAAGTTCTATGCCTACTGCCATGCAGACAGCCAACAGAGAGATGCTCTTTGCACTGGAGTTATGAGTCTGATAACCCAAGTGAAGATTCTATTGCGGGTCAATCCATTCTTGAACTCAGACAAGGGGTCGTTTATCCCAGATAGCTATAGAGACGTGGTGGAAGAGCGAGCAGTGCGGTTCACTCTGGATGGTTTCTCCCAGGTGATGGGGAGGTTCAGGCAGTACCACACCTCAGTGTGTGAGGCCTCTGAGGCAAGCTGTAGGAGGAAACATGAAGGCCACCAGGCTGGACTCTGTATAACAGCACTGGGGACCACGGCAACGGCCCCTAACACAGAGTGTGCCACTGAGAACCACAAGCCCCAAAAAGCCACACATAAAGAAGAGTTACACAGAGACAAAGCACCTTTTTGTTTAGCTCCAAGGTTACCTCAGGAACAGGAGCTCTGTACAACTCTGGGTAGCACTGAAGAGCTACCAAGCAATAGCTATAATAAAATGTCCCTCAAATCACTCAGTAGCAGCTTTGGGTCCTCATTTGAAAAAGTATCTTTGAACAGCACTGGTTCTCCCCTCAGCTGTAGTGGCAACAAAGATGGCAGTGTTCCGGATAAGGTAAACATGGAGTATCTGTGCGATCCAAACTGTCTCACCGAGGTTAGTGAAGATGGGTTGGAAAATGGGTCCGAATCTAAAAGCAAGACCAGGAAAAGAGATATCAGAGCAAGTCTCAGTGCTCAGGCAGGATCCAACTCTTCCACCCGGGTCACTTCCTCATCATCCACCCACACCGGAAGTGATGTTGAGCAGTTTGAAATGATCGACGAACAGAGTCTAATCGAGACTGTGGAGACCGAGGAGGAGTGTCGCAGGTGTGGTGCGTCAGTGTCGGTGAGACCTACAGGAGACGGAGTAGTGACTCATCCAGAGTACCAAGACAAGTCGAGGACTTCCTCTTTTAGCTCCATTGGCGACAGCCTCGGCTCCCAGTCATCATGGCAGAAACTATCCCTATCTGACACATCCCGGGAGGCAGCTGCAGTACCACAAATAGGTTCTGCAGCCCCAGCAGCTGTAAATGAACACCGAGGTCCCGCCTCCTCGCAGATAGTTCCGAACTTCACTGTGGATCAAGAAGCAGAAACGGAGGAAGACACTGGATCCCCTCACCCCTTTGGGCCTAACAGTGCTGCAGCGTATCACAGAAGACCTCCACAACTAGGATCTGAGGGCCTCATCCCAGAGCAGTGTCTCTCTACAGAGATAGACAGCTCCTATGAGATGGTGGAGAAAGAGATAGGACACATAGTCCACAACACTGAACCCTGTGCTGGAGAGAAGCAGATTCCCTCTCACCCAAACCACTCATGCTATACCTGTCTAAAGCACGGCATCATGGGTGGTCTAGTGCCTGAGAACCAGTACGTTTTGACAGAGGAGGACTACATCGCCCTCCTGGCTGGGATGTGTCATGGCTGTATGTTAAAGAGACTGCAGAGTGACATGAAATTCAAGCTTGGGAAACAGAAAAGCGCCTACA GTGCTCTCCTTCTGAAGTACTCCAGGGCCTCTGGATTGTGGACGTCCAGAGAGACCTATGTGTACATCGGAGAGCCAATAGGGAAGCAAGGCCAGCAGAGAATAGCATTATGGGTGCAGTTTCTACACCAAGAGGAAAGGCTGAGTAG CTATGTGGGGAAGGAGTACCTAGAACCTAAGGGCATTCAGTTCCACCTGAGTGACGTGGAGAGGCAGATGACGGCCCAGTACTACGTGACAGAGTTTAACAAGAGACTCTACAAGGAGAAAGTGACCGCTCAGATCTTCTTCATCCCTTCAGAAGTGCTACTG ATCTTGGAGGGGGATGAGGTGGTGGACTGTGTGACAGTGGAGCCCTACATGCTGGGGGACTTTGTGAAGCTCACCAACAACACTACTAAAGTGGACAAGCGGTTCAAGGCGTCAGAATATGGAATCGCTTTCGGACATTTCAC